The Sylvia atricapilla isolate bSylAtr1 chromosome 3, bSylAtr1.pri, whole genome shotgun sequence genome has a window encoding:
- the SOX7 gene encoding transcription factor SOX-7, with amino-acid sequence MAALLSTFPWPERLEGDTGEGLSPGPPPRASQGEKGSESRIRRPMNAFMVWAKDERKRLAVQNPDLHNAELSKMLGKSWKALSLSQKRPYVEEAERLRVKHMQDYPNYKYRPRRKKQVKRIGKRVDPSFLLGSLTRDQNSVPEKRTCSRAGGDKEGPGEYPPRPGLPAVRGYREAPGSGSSTSVDTYPYGLPTPPEMSPLDAIDPEQSFFSSPCPEEHHRSHLAGATFSAEYAGGSLPCGHHPLSPMPQPATCMIPPASSCPALPPPPPPPPPSYYTPVFSSLPPPNLHAHLGQLSPPPDHHGFDPLDQLSQAELLGEMDRNEFDQYLNNPGHGDHHGGALASGHGPASGSSHGSENSLISVLADATATYYNNYSVS; translated from the exons ATGGCTGCGCTGCTCAGCACATTCCCCTGGCCGGAGCGGCTGGAGGGGGACACGGGCgaggggctgtccccagggccaccccccCGAGCGTCGCAGGGCGAGAAGGGCTCCGAGAGCCGCATCCGCCGGCCGATGAACGCGTTCATGGTGTGGGCGAAGGACGAGAGGAAGCGGCTGGCGGTGCAGAACCCCGACCTGCACAACGCGGAGCTCAGCAAGATGCTCG GGAAGTCCTGGAAGGCGCTGAGCCTGTCGCAGAAGCGTCCCTACGTGGAGGAGGCCGAGCGGCTGCGGGTGAAGCACATGCAAGATTATCCCAACTACAAGTACCGGCCCCGTCGGAAGAAGCAGGTCAAGCGCATCGGGAAGCGGGTGGATCCCAGCtttctgctgggcagcctgACACGGGATCAGAACTCTGTGCCGGAAAAGAGGACCTGCAGCCGGGCCGGGGGGGACAAAGAGGGCCCGGGTGAGTACCCGCCCCGCCCGGGGCTGCCGGCCGTGCGGGGATACCGGGAGGCTCcgggcagcggcagcagcaccAGCGTGGACACCTACCCCTACGGGCTGCCCACCCCGCCGGAGATGTCCCCTCTGGATGCCATAGACCCCGAGCAGAGCTTCTTCTCCTCGCCCTGCCCCGAGGAGCACCACCGCTCCCACCTCGCCGGCGCCACCTTCTCCGCGGAGTACGCGGGCGGCTCGCTGCCGTGCGGCCACCACCCGCTCAGCCCCATGCCACAGCCGGCCACCTGCATGATCCCCCCGGcctccagctgccctgcccttcctcctcctcctcctcctcctcctcccagctaCTACACACCCGTCTTCTCCTCCTTGCCCCCTCCCAACCTCCATGCCCACCTGGGCCAGCTCTCCCCGCCGCCTGACCACCACGGCTTCGACCCCTTGGACCAGCTGAGCCAAGCGGAGCTGTTGGGGGAGATGGACCGCAACGAGTTCGACCAGTATCTCAACAACCCCGGCCACGGCGACCACCACGGCGGGGCTTTGGCCAGCGGGCACGGCCCGGCATCCGGCAGCTCCCACGGCTCCGAGAACAGCCTCATCTCCGTCCTGGCCGACGCCACGGCCACCTACTACAATAACTACAGCGTCTCTTAG